The following DNA comes from Epinephelus moara isolate mb chromosome 2, YSFRI_EMoa_1.0, whole genome shotgun sequence.
AGTCTCACAAACAGAGACCATCACAATGGACAAGGTCATTTTCCTCCTTGGTGAGTTTCCTTCAGCTCATTCGGAATATCTCACTCACTTAACATTGTCTTTAAAGAATTTTTTATCAACCTTAATTTGTCTAATGCTcgattatctttttttttcagttctttCATCACTACCACAGCTTGTAGTACCCGATGGTATGTACCACATATTCTTCCAATTAGATGTTAACCTTATATTTCCACTGAACATGGGCATTATGTGATTTTAAAGGACCAGTTTGTATGAATTAGTGGCATCTTGCAGTGAGGTTGCTGATTTCAACAAACTGAATACCCCTTCCTTCACCTCTTTGTTTCCAAATATATAGACTAGAGAACCTGCGGTGGCCTCAGGTAATGTGAGGCCACtgtggctactgtagaaacttGGGATGTCCTGACCTGATCTCAATGATCTGTATCAAGGCCGATCAAGGCATTTTTAACTGATCTTAATTGACTATATTAAGCTGTGTAGAGCCTGAACCGACCCTTTGTTTTAcatcagctgtcacacaggtgtttttataTGTGAGGCTTTCGTGAACAGTTACACAACATGTGCAGAAATCGTCAACTCTCCAATTCTGCGTCTCCCCAATTAAACACCACACAtcataaacaacagcaaaatgcagTATGAGAATCTTAAAGGGATagagaaattcccttgaggaaTGGGAGACTCCTTGGAAATGctcctgctccctatgtagatatgatGGGCTCATTCTAAATTAACCAACACACAACAGTTCTCAGACACTtgtgaaaacatagttataaatattatattctgtttctgccaatagatccccctaaatcctacacactggtgcTTTAAGTACATAAGTTGAAcattaatattcataattaAAACATACAGTGCAGGTATACAAATGATTTAGATTCTTTTGGAGTATTCCTCTCTAATAAACCCAAACGTGTTCGTCTCCATAGTTCACTTTGTGACCTCGTTCAGAGCTGTGGTGGAGATGGTGTCAGGGGATTCAAGGATCTTCTCTGGAGAGAGTGTCCGACTGAAATGCAGCATTCCTGATGGCCACAGGTCTTCCTGGAATTACCTGTGGTTCAGGGGATCTGAGCAGCTCCCACAGCGCGGAGAGCACTTCGTTCTGTGGAGAGCCAAGATTCAAGAGAGTGGGAAATATTACTGCCAAGGAGTGAGGGACACAGTGGTGGGAGACATACACACCCTCCAAAGTCTGCCTTTTGAGGTTAACGTTGATGGTAAGATTTTGTTTATTATAGTGCCATTTAATTAGAAATCTAACTGATTCACATGTCAGGGCCTTCTTCCTCTTTTGCTACTCCTGTTAACACTGAAAATTGGGAACTGCGAAACTCTTGCTGCCCTGAATGTCTTAAGTATTGCATGGTGCcccttgtgtgtttgttttgctcatCTCAAACATCATTGGCCTGTTTTATTACTGTGAGCATCAATATAAGACCACAAGACGTTATCTCGATGTAACTTAATTCTCTGTTATCTTTGTTCAGGAGGGTATGCCATCCTGCATGTCTCACCTCAACCCAGCTTAGAGGGAGACACATTAACGGCCACGTGCCGTGTTCGAGGCACACCCCAAATTCATGAGGTGATTCTGTACAAAGATGGCCTTGAAGTTATGAGACAAAATGGCATCAACCCATATTTCAACCTGACCAACCTGACCATCGAGGACCAAGGAATGTATTCTTGTAGGGCTTCCTGGGACGCAGAGAGACGTACACGCTCTGTAATTTCAGTTGACACTCCACTGCAGGTCGTAGGTGAGTCTATATACTGGGTTACTTTTGTGTTTGGTTGTGGCTGCACATGTTGAAATGATCCACATTTTGTGAAATGCACTTGTTCACCtttttgctgagagttagatcaATGCCACTCTTACCTCTGCATTCAGTATCTAAAGCCAGTTTAAGTTTCAAGCTTAGTGTGAGAGGAAAACAGCTGGCTCTGTATGCATAAATAACTACCCACCCACCCAACCAATCAGAAGCAGCTCCATCGATCGGGAGCACTTTGACTGAtgcacagctgtcaatcatgacgtcaaACCCCCTTTTTATGGCATCGCACAGCTAATTAAAATCAAACTTACCAGACAAACACTTGGACATACATCAACGTGATAAAAACTACCTAAAATggcagaaaccatctttggaaaAAATCAATTTGACGTTTACTTGgatcttttagtttggcccatatcccatctgctaacatggaggggttGGGATTTATGACCTACACTGCACccagccaccagggggagattgagatgttttggcttcacttcttgggagctgtcatgtcgtccatcttcaTTATACAGACTTTGACTATTTCTTGACCGAGCGTACGTGATTGGGTCACTTTGTAGAGCCTTGTTTTTTCGGAAAATCGCTGCACCCAGCCAAGAGATAGTCCCAAACACTGCATAACCAACTGTAAAACCATAAATTGTTGTTTTACAACTACACTGAATGCTAAATAAAGGGCTACAACCAGCAGTGagttagtttagcttagcacaacGAATAGAAACAGCCACCCCAGCTCTGTCcagattaaataaatattaaatctgtGTATCCACATCTCTAACTGCACTGGAGTTTTTTCTgtggtttaaacaaacaaaatataattgATGAGTCTTAGAGGTGCTgttaggcagattttgttacctttggactgAGCCAGGCTgactgtttccccctgtttccagtccttatgctaagctaagataaccaGCTGCTCGCTTCATATTTTGTGTACAAGTATGAGAGTTGTATTAATCAtgtcatctaactctcagcaagaacgAAAGTGAAAAATCCTTTCACAATACATCAAACTATTCCTATAAATAGAATTTACCATAGTTGTTCTCAGCCTAATTTCCACCTAAATACAACAGGGAAGACATTcctgaaattatttttaaactaTTCAAATATATCAGTAAAGTTTTGTCAATAATAttttgtcttctgtggctctaTCAGAGGTTGTGTCGCAGGCAATTTTGGAGATTGTTGCCGACAATAACCAGGTTCCAGTAAATAAGATGAAGCTCATCTGCCACGTCCAATACAACGtccgtgctcctgctcctccaATACACTACTATTTCTACAAGAATAAGAGCCGACTGGGAACAGCAACCTCTGAGAACCATGATCTGGTTAAACGGGATCCAGGCCAGTACAGCTGCAAGGTCAAGGTGCCTCAGTTGGGTGTCACCAGGTGGAGTACACCCCAGAACTTTGCACAAGTGACAGGTACTTTGAAGTAAATGTAACCTGTTGTTTGTCCTCGACTAAAAGTGAAAACCCTAATCTTCTTCTTGAACTGTCAAAACTGTGAATAATTGCACAGCAGTTGCGAAACTTCTGAGGTCAACTTGTCTCTGACCCAATAGGACCACAGATGATGAGGCCTCCAACTCTTCAGCCAAGAGACCTATTGCCTTTAGCTCCCCCAAACTCACCCCCAGACCTCCCCCTGCCTCCTGCGTCTGAGCCAACAGCAGCCCGGCCCTCCCCTCCCCAATCAACAGCAACTCCTATTTTTATTCAGTCTACTAAAGTAAGCACCCAATCCTCAGATCCCTCAGAGAAGCCTTCACAGCCAGCACCAAGCATTCCACCTACAGTCCAGCCTCTCAACCAAACTGCCACTCCTGTCAACATGTACGAAGAGTCTGGGGAAATGTCTGGAGATGGTGACTGGCCCGATGAAACAGAGGACTGGGACGCGGAATCAGGTGACTGGCCCGAGGGCTCAGGTGGCTGGCCCGAGGGCTCAGGTGGCATGCCTTAGGACTCTCCAGACACTGTCCCTTGGTGACAAGCTGTCACACATTACAGACCAGTGCAGAATTAATGATCCTAAATCAGAGTAATAATGCACTATTGCTACATCTTTAACTATCTGATATAAATCACGCATACAGGGCCACTGAGCTGCCActgcacactttttaaatgattcattatgtaatattaattttaCATGTTAGCAGCTGTCAACTTCATGATCTCATGTACAAGACTAACTGGATCAGTAGTGTTGGAAATAATAACAAATGCTATATTGGTTAAAGCAAATAAAGCATTTCATAAATCCTACAGTGTGTACTACtggattttattttcagtgaacCCTTTTTACAGCCCTATGATACAGCAGTACTGcttacatattggtataataaCATGGACAGTGGATTTACAGTAAGAAGAATAATACAGGCACAGTGATAttaacacatacatttttatgtCTCATTTTTTTGCAATTACATATATTGATTGCCTGGGTCATCAGTGAGAGTGTACATAAACAGGAGTAGATGACGGAGTGAAAGACAGGAAGAGCAAACAATAAGGTTGTTAAGAACTTCTGTGAGACAGATGAGGGAGACATGGAGTCACGTTGTTTAACTGAGggcaaaaacattttaggcaaagTACATTGTTTAGTAACACTGTGCAGGGCTTGTAGAGGATAACAGGGGtccttaaaaacagaaaaggccTCTGCACACCCAAATGCATGATGGGTGCATTGGTGGAAAATACAGtttgaataaaattaaaaaaaacaaaaaaaacaactactgcTTTCTCGCTTGTTCCTCAATTGCATGCACAAGCTTCACAACAATTTTATATATGTACACTGATGCGGGATAAATTAGaaattttataattttatcaTACACTGATCATTGGTGTTTGGTACTTTAGCTCTCATTTACCTTTGTCATTTTGTTAATCTTTTCATAGTGTCATAGTGTGACCTGTATGCGAGATGTAGGGgtatttagtgccatctagtggtgaggattgcagattgcaaccaggtgGAACTTCTGtttagaattccctcagtgctcagtgttcaggaggtttttagtggGAGCTGCAttacctgcagaggtctcttcctcttcaaaacaaacggaccagatAAACACTGACTAAAACAGTTTCAAGTTAAAAATTTCTTGTTAAAAGTTATATGCTCACCGTTTTTGTCTGGTAACTGGTGTGGTTCACCTTAATTCTGatccaggaggtttttactgggagctgaattatccgcagaggtgtcttcctctttaaaacaaatagatctagtgatttaaactggtaaaaacactgaatgaagcagttttacatttaaaaaaaagtgtttttctgaatCTCTCATTATATAGGGGCTGCTCACTACGGTGGCCATCACAAATCCAAAAACATGAGTGGCTTtaactagagccagtgtttggtttgtccattctgggctactgtagaaacatggtggtgcaacatgatAAGCTCAGTggatgaggacccactcccaatgtggatataaacagctcattctaaggtaacaaaaactgaacaattcttattttcaggtgattatacactcaaGAAGACATATTTATATTCTATTTCAGCCAATATGtccccataaatcctacacatggACCTTTGATTACCTGGGTAGCAAAGTGTGTGTTTCTAAAAGATGTGTCACTTACCACTTGACCTCATTTCTGTGGTCTTGATCATTCACATCTATAAAGAACTATTATGATGTGTGTTCATATACCTGATGAAAGCTGTGTAGATCAAAatgttgtaaataaaatataccAGAGCTAAACaagacttttctttttattcgGTACATAACAGGTGAAATAACAAGATATTAGTGAGGTGATAATACATTTAACTTGATCTTGATATTGCCTGTCCTTAAATTACCATACTAGTGTGCAATACAGCTTTGGAGCAGTTTATCAGTAATGAGTACAGTGTAGCACCACCAGTAGTTGTCCTTTTTAGGGATCAAGTTGGAACAGTCCAGTAGAAGAGGATATTTTGAGCTGAGGATCAACCCTTGTCTGAGTAGAGCAGGAACCCAGAGAAGATGCTGTCGTCCTCACTGCTGGCATACGCCCCATTCCAGTCTCTGAGCGTCTCCATCCACACCTGATCACCCACCGCCAGCTGCAGCACCACCAGAGTGGACGCCTGGTCGATGTCTTGACCATATAGAGAGTCCCGTGTCCTTACTCGCCGTGACCCGTTCACTACCAGTGTGGCTCGCAATGGCTGATTGCGTACAGTGATGTGGAAGGAGAAGACGTAAACCCCGGCGTGGACGCATGTAAAGCTGTTGGAAGTGAGATTGAAGTGGTTCTCTTCGTTGTAGAAGACTTTGTCGAAGCGGACTGGGAAgccagagggagggaaggactTTCTTGGGGAGATACCCACACTGAAGGCCGAGCGTTTCTGGGGAACCCCTGATCCCTTAGCTCCTTTGAATCCACGAAAGCCGCGATCACCTCTCATCCCAGGGTAACCTCTGTCCCCTTTCGGCCCAAGCATCCCTCTTATGCCTTGTGGTCCCTGAGGTCCTCTGATCCCTGGTTCTCCTTGTGGTCCAGGAGGTCCTTGATCCCCTCGGATGCCTACAGGACCAGGGGCACCATGCTTGCCGTTAATTCCTGGAATGCCCATTGCTCCTGGAATGCCAGGAGACCCAGGATCTCCTCGCTCTCCTTTCTGTCCCCTCTCCCCGAACGAGCCACATTCCCCCTTATCTCCTTTGTCTCCTTTAGGACCTAGCTCAACAGCCACTCCTGGCGGTCCAGCTGGCCCCTCTTTTCCTGGTTCTCCCTTCTCACCTGTGGTGCCATTCTGTCCAGGTTCCCCTTTCACCCCACCATCACCTTTGGCACCTTGCAACCCCACTTCGCCTTTCTCACCTTTTGAGCCAACTTCACCTGCAAGGTAAGGAAACTGTGTCAGAACGGTTGAAGtctggaaacaaaataaaagaattcaGCAGTCGACTCAACAAGTTTGCACCTTTTTGTCCCGGTTTTCCGGGGAGTCCAGGTGGTCCACCTGTCccactgtttcctctgtcaccTTTATCCCCTAAGAAATTGACATAACAAAGCTAGTATTCAATGAACAATATCCAACATAAACAATAtgaatgtgtcttttttaaatgatgctTATAGGAGAAAACGATATATATAATTTGACAGATCTACTGGACACAAGCTCAAATGTCAAAGCAACCTGATTATACTGATTCACCATTGTGTAATGGCCCCTGGGCTTTATGTGTTGTGCCCAGGTGCCAGTTGTTTCATTATATGCCCTTCAAACATAATGGCTGCATTCTGCAGTCTTGAAATATGTAGGGGTGTCACGATATACCAGTATTGATGATAActgtaatattaaaaaaatgaaatattgatatcATGTTAATAGTACACATATGATAAAGTTGTGTAAATAAGCCAGCACCTCTTATATTTTCACTTGTCTTTCCATTCTCACTTTGTCTCCCCTCTCTCAACACCATCTGATTTTCACTATCCATTAAGTGTAATTGCTCTTTTTGTACTCTCTCATACTGTTATGGTTACAGACCCTCTCTCCATCAAGTGTTAttaatttgccaaaaaaaaagacaaaacacacaataaacaaagttaaagataAATTTGACTGTtagctttattattattaacttcattttttttaatagatatTGCAGTAATATCATTATCATGAACTCTTTTGGCCACGATAATAATgtagtgaaaatctgatatcGTGCCAGCCCTATATGTATGTAATAATCAATTGTACATGTGTATTTAACCATATTATACTCACCTTTGTCTCCTCTTAACCCCATAGGACCACTCACTCCTGGTGGTCCTGGTAAACCAGCTGCTCCTGTAAGGCCTCTTTCACCTGGTGGCCCTAGATGAgcaaacataaataaagttcAAAATGCTGAaagcaaacatacaaacaacttTATTGCACTTAATCAGTGAGTCTTATACCTTCCAGGCCTCTGTCTCCCTTTGGCCCCCTGGGGCCTCTCTCAGGTGGACAGCACTCACAGAAGTTGAAGTAACACTCATTGTAATCAAGAGTGTAATTCTCAGGGCCAGCACCAGGGGGCTCCATGCTCTCTGTGTAGTGCTGTGGATAGACTTGATTTGGATGGGTGGTCCTCTCTGTGGTGGGCAGTGGACGGGGCGCAACAGGATTTGCACTCGGCACTGCCTTGAGAGTCTTGGGCATGCTGGTGGTCACAGGGTTGTGCACGGTGATCTGAGGGACAGGTTTCTTGGTGTACTGGTACTTTGGCTTCTGTGTCGTCTTAGCTTCAGCGCAGGACACCACAGTGAGTGTAACCACAACTACAGCCACAAGGGTCGACTGACAGGAGATAATCCTCATGGTTGACTGGGAGCTGAGAACAGACAAGTTTATAGGCTACAGGACtcttctgtttgtctgcatTGATTTCATTTCCCATTCATTTTAGGTTTAAAGACAGCAGGTTAAAAGAAACATGCTGATTAGCAGTTCATCAGCCCTGTCCAGCTGTCACTCCTCTCGTCTACTATCATATATAGTATcatcaattttttttccttgcttCTCTATTTCCACTTGCACGTTTCCTGCACTGTCAGTTTCAGATTGGAGCTACACTGTTTTTCAGTCATGTGCCATTATAACTAAAAATCTATAGTTAGAGCATTCAGAGCTGAGTTTATGGTCAGTAAATGCAGCTGCTACAATGTTCAACTGCAATGAAAACCtgcatcttcatcatcttcatcaagTTAAGTATGCCCCTCATACTATTCTTCATACATAAACTAATCATTGTAACAGGTGACCCGTCATTCAGAGATTCAGCTGTCTGCGCAAAATGGATCATTTAGCAAAATTGATGAGACTCACCCAGTTATGCATAAGTGGTACGGTCATTTATCCTCTCTAGCAGTGGTTTGGAGGCAGCACCAGGAGCTCCAGATCTCTCTGATATCTCTGCCAGGCTTGGGCGAAAGAACATTCCCACCAATGAGGGTGGGTGCTGGAAGCACAGGGGGAGGTCTGAAACCCAACTACGGTGGGCTGGAGCTGACCCAACGAGAACCACTGTGCTGTGGCCCATTCTCTGTACGCCTGTTGTGTAGAAAGGTGCTTTTGTGATACGGG
Coding sequences within:
- the LOC126398440 gene encoding Fc receptor-like A, whose amino-acid sequence is MDKVIFLLVLSSLPQLVVPDVHFVTSFRAVVEMVSGDSRIFSGESVRLKCSIPDGHRSSWNYLWFRGSEQLPQRGEHFVLWRAKIQESGKYYCQGVRDTVVGDIHTLQSLPFEVNVDGGYAILHVSPQPSLEGDTLTATCRVRGTPQIHEVILYKDGLEVMRQNGINPYFNLTNLTIEDQGMYSCRASWDAERRTRSVISVDTPLQVVEVVSQAILEIVADNNQVPVNKMKLICHVQYNVRAPAPPIHYYFYKNKSRLGTATSENHDLVKRDPGQYSCKVKVPQLGVTRWSTPQNFAQVTGPQMMRPPTLQPRDLLPLAPPNSPPDLPLPPASEPTAARPSPPQSTATPIFIQSTKVSTQSSDPSEKPSQPAPSIPPTVQPLNQTATPVNMYEESGEMSGDGDWPDETEDWDAESGDWPEGSGGWPEGSGGMP
- the otol1b gene encoding otolin 1b — translated: MRIISCQSTLVAVVVVTLTVVSCAEAKTTQKPKYQYTKKPVPQITVHNPVTTSMPKTLKAVPSANPVAPRPLPTTERTTHPNQVYPQHYTESMEPPGAGPENYTLDYNECYFNFCECCPPERGPRGPKGDRGLEGPPGERGLTGAAGLPGPPGVSGPMGLRGDKGDKGDRGNSGTGGPPGLPGKPGQKGEVGSKGEKGEVGLQGAKGDGGVKGEPGQNGTTGEKGEPGKEGPAGPPGVAVELGPKGDKGDKGECGSFGERGQKGERGDPGSPGIPGAMGIPGINGKHGAPGPVGIRGDQGPPGPQGEPGIRGPQGPQGIRGMLGPKGDRGYPGMRGDRGFRGFKGAKGSGVPQKRSAFSVGISPRKSFPPSGFPVRFDKVFYNEENHFNLTSNSFTCVHAGVYVFSFHITVRNQPLRATLVVNGSRRVRTRDSLYGQDIDQASTLVVLQLAVGDQVWMETLRDWNGAYASSEDDSIFSGFLLYSDKG